A section of the Kluyveromyces lactis strain NRRL Y-1140 chromosome F complete sequence genome encodes:
- a CDS encoding uncharacterized protein (some similarities with uniprot|O13581 Saccharomyces cerevisiae YDL128W VCX1 Vacuolar H+/Ca2+ exchanger, has similarity to sodium/calcium exchangers, including the bovine Na+/Ca2+,K+ antiporter), with amino-acid sequence MTARPELNTLHSAATEPTIIHSNNESLNALDYTGNDDKSVALSNAISRTNSTGNKIPKKRKPRRMFTTPGRFQQQLAIPTSYLERKPTTKAEAKGFYYFVSCMKQGKIMLFDQTLDRIDQCYDTMWTWPGFSHGVDFYQSHKDAKVLGTFLQVLRCCFDTRSIVFLPLFPVGIVFYKREEDIPAVICLLLALMYFAKLLSNTTEYASEHFGPVFGSLLNATFGNLVELIISGTTVSKDDAILTITSLIGSVISNNLLVIGSCFFFGGLDGVIMHSKAAIANHLFFLSSVTMALSLTSVIAVIDSGKSLRFKMDTSQIGAALIFLCYIIYLIVSTNQEFKALSSKKLKERSLKESDIETLPELDSDSDFEFSVGDKKDDEEKDLPPKLVCFITLAIATAGLGPTANFFVESLKELTDDKPISKVFIGLIILPLAGSLPEHISSLISAHHGQMDLAVSLAIGSSNQVLGMVLPIVQLISSRYPRTGFTLYFEPYVAGYLFSSTFVCCFTLIHGLLFSVNILHGTLLLATFGFIIYLTFAN; translated from the coding sequence ATGACGGCTCGACCAGAGTTGAACACTTTACATAGTGCTGCCACAGAACCGACAATTATCCATTCGAATAATGAAAGCCTGAATGCTTTAGACTACACAggaaatgatgataaaagtGTTGCTCTGAGCAATGCTATCAGCCGAACAAACTCGACAGGAAATAAGATACCAAAGAAACGGAAGCCCAGACGGATGTTCACTACGCCTGGTAGATTCCAACAGCAATTGGCAATTCCAACGAGTTATTTGGAGAGAAAACCAACAACCAAGGCAGAAGCCAAAGGGTTTTACTATTTTGTATCCTGCATGAAACAGGGAAAAATAATGCTGTTTGATCAAACATTAGATAGGATCGATCAATGCTATGATACCATGTGGACATGGCCCGGTTTTAGTCATGGTGTAGACTTTTATCAGTCCCATAAAGATGCGAAAGTTTTGGGTACTTTTTTACAAGTGTTAAGATGTTGCTTTGATACCAGGTCGATTGTATTTCTTCCGTTGTTCCCAGTAGGAATTGTTTTTTATAAGAGAGAGGAAGATATTCCAGCTGTAATTTGTTTATTGTTGGCTCTAATGTATTTTGCAAAATTGTTATCCAATACGACGGAGTATGCGAGCGAGCATTTTGGACCCGTTTTTGGCTCGTTATTGAACGCTACGTTTGGTAATCTAGTTGAATTGATCATCTCAGGTACTACTGTCTCCAAAGATGACGCTATTCTTACCATTACTTCATTAATTGGTAGTGTTATTTCCAATAATTTATTAGTGATTGGTTCGTGCTTCTTTTTCGGCGGGCTTGATGGTGTGATAATGCACTCGAAAGCTGCCATAGCAAACCatttattctttctttccagTGTCACAATGGCTTTATCCTTGACTTCTGTGATAGCTGTAATTGATTCTGGGAAATCACTACGTTTTAAGATGGATACTTCGCAAATTGGCGCAGCGTTGATTTTCCTATGTTACATCATCTATCTAATAGTGTCCACTAACCAAGAATTCAAAGCATTGAGCAGtaagaaattaaaagaaaGGTCTTTGAAGGAATCTGACATAGAAACTTTGCCGGAACTTGATTCCGATAGCGATTTCGAATTCAGTGTGGGAGACAAAaaagatgacgaagaaaaagatctCCCACCTAAGTTAGTTTGTTTCATAACATTAGCGATCGCTACAGCTGGATTAGGCCCAACGGcgaatttttttgttgaatCTTTAAAGGAATTGACTGACGATAAACCGATCTCAAAAGTTTTCATTGGTTTGATAATTTTACCCTTGGCTGGTTCGCTACCAGAACATATCtcatctttgatatctGCTCATCATGGCCAAATGGATCTTGCGGTATCTCTAGCCATCGGATCCAGTAACCAGGTTTTGGGTATGGTACTTCCAATTGTCCAGCTTATCTCCTCCAGATACCCAAGAACCGGATTCACATTGTATTTTGAACCATATGTTGCCGGATACCTATTCAGTTCAACATTTGTATGTTGTTTCACATTAATTCATGGTCTACTATTTTCTGTGAATATCTTACACGGAACCCTTCTACTAGCCACATTTGGCTTCATAATCTATTTGACTTTCGCCAACTAG
- the RPA190 gene encoding DNA-directed RNA polymerase I core subunit RPA190 (highly similar to uniprot|P10964 Saccharomyces cerevisiae YOR341W RPA190 RNA polymerase I subunit largest subunit of RNA polymerase I), whose protein sequence is MDISKPVGAEITSIDFSVLTSDEIRKLSAKQVTNPTVLDNLGHPIQGGLYDLALGAFLKNLCATCGLDEKFCPGHQGHIELPVPCYNPLFFNQLYIYLRSSCLFCHHFRLKSSEVHLYACKLRLLQYALIDERYQIDNIRINQMVDEDEAEEGEEEADINGKTTNSSGTQHALRELRRKRNEFVDMAIAKALSEGRTTEHGTFTATVNDERKALIHDFHKRLLSRPKCDNCGMFSPKFRKDGFTKIFETALTDKQITNNRVKGLIRQDMIKKKNQMKKLQVNDTSSESASRDEDGEFGTARSPVNLKPKTGSTYILSTEVRNILRAVFRSEQEVLQYVFFSRPNHNKKIVTADMFFMEVLIVPPTRFRLPSKLGDEVHENTQNQLLSKILTTSLLIRDLNDEMSRLQKDKVSADDRKVIFNRLMNAFVTIQNDVNAFIDSTKAQSSSGNKVPIPGLKQALEKKEGLFRKHMMGKRVNYAARSVISPDPNIETNEIGVPPVFATKLTYPEPVTAYNVAELRQAVINGPDKWPGATQIQNEDGSFVSLVGMTLEQRKALANQLLTPSTHDVAHSINKKVYRHIKNRDVVIMNRQPTLHKASMMGHKVRVLPGEKTLRLHYANTGAYNADFDGDEMNMHFPQNENAKAEALNLANTDSQYLTPTSGSPVRGLIQDHISAGVWLTSKDSFFTREQYQQYIYGCIRPEDGHATRNKLVTIPPAVMKPEPLWTGKQIITTVLLNTCPANMPGINLNSKNKIKNEYWGKSSEENNVVFKDGQLLCGILDKSQYGASKFGIVHSLHEVYGPDVAAKVLSVLGRLFTNYITATAFTCGMDDLRLTAEGNKWRNDILQTSVDIGRVAAAEVTNLDKDVKSDDGELLKRLEEILRDDNKLGILDAITSSKVNSITSQVVSKCVPDGTMKKFPYNSMQAMALSGAKGSNVNVSQIMCLLGQQALEGRRVPVMVSGKTLPSFKPFETDARAGGYIKGRFYSGIRPQEYYFHCMAGREGLIDTAVKTSRSGYLQRCLTKQLEGVHISYDNSVRDGDGTLIQFLYGGDAVDITKESHMTEFKFCVDNYDALLKKYNPSALVDHLDVESALKYSKKTLKNRKKNSKLPHYAQTSKYDPVLSKFNPSKYLGAVSENFQDKLEKFISTNDDFFKKDENVNEKKFRALMQLKYMRSLINPGEAVGIIASQSVGEPSTQMTLNTFHFAGHGAANVTLGIPRMREIIMTASAAIKTPQLTMPIRDDVSDELADTFCKNITKVMLSEVIDKVQVTETIGAQDSSTSSRSYIINVRFFDSEEYLEEYDVTKEELESVIAGKFIKTLEAAIVKEIKKQKKTSLPDVGIALPKSQTAMGADERITNVEEDNDEEQMRKKSKESVSYDDPDEDEVETMRQAEQTSDEEFDSDKESESESDEDMDEAKEERENGKHMTKEQRDRQSALISSTRFVTKYNFDDDEGKWCEFKLELAGDTEKLLMVNIVEDICRKSIIRQVPHIDRCVHPEPENGKRVLVTEGVNFQAMWDQDDFIDINGIRSNDVAAVLKTYGVEAARNTIVNEINNVFSRYAISVSFRHLDLIADMMTRQGNYLAFNRQGMESSTSSLMKMSYETTCQFLTKAVLDNEHEELKSPSAKIVMGKLNGVGTGSFDLLSKAPM, encoded by the coding sequence ATGGATATTTCCAAACCTGTTGGTGCCGAAATTACCAGCATAGACTTCAGCGTCTTGACTTCTGATGAAATCCGTAAGTTGTCAGCTAAACAAGTCACAAATCCTACTGTGTTGGATAATCTAGGACATCCTATCCAAGGTGGTTTGTATGATTTAGCTCTTGGTGcctttttgaagaatttgtgTGCAACCTGTGGGTTGGATGAAAAGTTCTGTCCAGGTCATCAAGGCCACATTGAGCTACCCGTTCCATGTTACAACCCACTGtttttcaaccaattgTACATCTACTTGAGATCATCCTGTCTTTTCTGTCATCATTTCAGATTGAAATCTAGTGAAGTTCATTTGTACGCATGTAAGCTAAGGTTGTTGCAATATGCCCTTATCGATGAGagatatcaaattgataaCATCAGAATCAACCAAATGgttgatgaggatgaagctgaagaaggtgaagaGGAAGCTGATATTAACGGTAAGACTACAAATTCGAGCGGCACTCAACATGCTTTGAGAGAgttaagaagaaaacgtaACGAATTTGTCGATATGGCTATTGCTAAGGCTCTTTCTGAAGGTAGAACCACTGAGCACGGAACTTTCACTGCTACAGTTAACGATGAAAGAAAGGCCTTAATACATGATTTCCATAAGAGATTGCTATCAAGACCTAAGTGTGATAACTGTGGTATGTTCTCTCCTAAGTTTAGAAAGGATGGTTTTACcaagatctttgaaacTGCTTTGACTGACAAACAAATAACAAATAACAGGGTAAAAGGTTTGATTCGTCAAGATATGattaaaaagaagaaccaaatgaagaaactgcAAGTAAACGATACTTCTTCTGAATCTGCATCGAGAGACGAAGATGGAGAATTTGGAACCGCTAGATCACCAGTTAACTTGAAACCAAAGACTGGTTCCACTTATATTCTCTCTACAGAAGTTAGAAATATTTTGAGAGCTGTTTTCAGAAGCGAACAGGAAGTACTACAATATGTATTCTTCTCCAGACCAAACCATAATAAAAAGATAGTCACAGCCGACATGTTCTTTATGGAAGTTCTAATTGTTCCACCAACTAGATTCCGTTTACCTTCCAAGTTGGGCGATGAAGTCCACGAAAACACCCAAAACCAGTTGTTGTCAAAGATCTTAACAACATCACTGCTAATCAGGGATCTTAACGATGAAATGTCGCGCTTACAAAAGGATAAAGTATCTGCTGATGATAGAAAGGTAATCTTTAACAGATTGATGAATGCTTTTGTTACCATTCAGAACGATGTAAATGCCTTCATTGATTCAACAAAGGCGCAAAGCAGTTCAGGCAACAAGGTACCAATCCCTGGTCTCAAGCAAgcattggaaaagaaagaaggtTTGTTCAGAAAACATATGATGGGTAAACGTGTGAACTACGCTGCTCGTTCAGTCATTTCTCCAGAtccaaatattgaaacaaatgaaatTGGTGTGCCACCAGTGTTTGCAACGAAGTTAACATACCCAGAGCCTGTTACTGCATACAATGTGGCAGAATTACGCCAAGCTGTTATCAATGGTCCAGATAAATGGCCAGGTGCAACACAAATTCAAAACGAAGATGGATCCTTCGTTTCTTTGGTTGGAATGACTCTTGAACAACGGAAGGCTTTAGCCAATCAATTATTGACTCCTTCTACCCATGATGTTGCACATTCCATTAATAAGAAAGTGTACCGTCATATCAAAAACAGAGATGTTGTTATTATGAACCGTCAACCAACTTTACATAAAGCTTCTATGATGGGTCACAAAGTTAGAGTTCTACCAGGTGAGAAGACTTTGCGTTTGCATTATGCCAATACTGGTGCTTACAACGCCGATTttgatggtgatgaaatGAATATGCACTTCCCACAAAACGAAAATGCAAAAGCTGAAGCATTGAATCTAGCCAATACTGACTCTCAATACTTGACACCAACATCCGGTTCTCCAGTAAGAGGTCTTATCCAAGATCACATTTCTGCAGGTGTTTGGTTAACTAGCAAAGACTCATTTTTCACTAGAGAACAATATCAGCAGTATATTTATGGTTGTATTCGTCCTGAAGATGGACATGCTACTCGTAACAAATTGGTCACTATTCCTCCAGCAGTCATGAAGCCTGAACCTTTATGGACTGGTAAACAAATAATTACTACAGTTTTACTGAACACTTGTCCTGCTAACATGCCAGGTATCAATTTGAACtccaagaacaagatcaagaatGAATATTGGGGCAAGTCTTCGGAAGAGAATAatgttgttttcaaagatggtCAATTATTATGTGGTATTTTAGACAAGTCACAATATGGTGCCTCCAAATTCGGTATCGTTCATTCCCTACACGAAGTATATGGCCCAGACGTAGCTGCTAAAGTGTTATCCGTTCTCGGTAGACTATTCACAAACTACATCACTGCTACCGCATTTACTTGTGGTATGGACGATTTGCGTTTAACAGCTGAGGGTAACAAATGGAGAAATGACATTCTTCAAACATCCGTTGACATCGGTAGAGTTGCCGCAGCAGAAGTGACGAATCTAGACAAAGATGTCAAGTCAGATGATGGTGAGTTGCTCAAACGTTTAGAGGAAATCTTGCGTGATGATAACAAGTTAGGTATTCTGGATGCTATCACGTCCTCTAAGGTCAACAGTATCACTTCACAAGTTGTTTCCAAGTGTGTACCAGATGGTACCATGAAAAAGTTCCCTTACAATTCTATGCAAGCTATGGCTCTTTCTGGTGCCAAAGGTTCCAATGTGAACGTTTCCCAAATCATGTGTTTATTGGGTCAACAAGCCTTAGAAGGTAGAAGAGTTCCCGTGATGGTTTCTGGTAAGACGTTACCATCCTTCAAACCATTTGAAACTGATGCAAGAGCTGGTGGTTATATTAAGGGCCGGTTCTACTCTGGTATCAGACCCCAGGAGTATTACTTCCATTGTATGGCTGGTCGTGAAGGTCTTATCGATACAGCTGTCAAGACTTCTAGATCTGGTTACTTGCAGCGTTGTTTGACCAAGCAATTGGAAGGCGTACATATTTCGTACGACAACTCTGTTAGAGATGGTGATGGTACGTTGATCCAATTCTTATACGGTGGTGACGCTGTTGATATAACCAAAGAGTCACACATGACAGAATTTAAATTCTGTGTCGACAATTATGATGCTTTGTTAAAGAAATACAATCCATCAGCATTAGTCGATCATTTGGATGTTGAGTCTGCATTGAAATACTCTAAaaaaacattgaaaaacagaaagaaaaattccaaaCTTCCTCATTATGCTCAAACCTCAAAATACGACCCTGTATTATCCAAATTCAATCCGTCTAAATATTTGGGTGCTGTTTCTGAGAACTTCCAAGATAAACTGGAGAAATTCATCAGTACTAATGATGACTTCTTTAAAAAGGATGAAAATgtcaatgaaaagaaattcagAGCATTGATGcaattgaaatatatgCGTTCTTTGATTAATCCAGGTGAAGCTGTGGGTATTATTGCTTCTCAATCTGTTGGTGAACCTTCAACACAGATGACGTTGAATACTTTCCATTTCGCAGGTCACGGTGCAGCTAACGTGACATTGGGTATTCCTCGTATGAGAGAAATTATCATGACCGCTTCTGCTGCAATAAAAACCCCACAATTGACCATGCCTATCAGAGATGACGTATCAGATGAATTAGCAGATACTTTCTGTAAAAACATCACTAAAGTTATGCTCTCGGAAGTCATTGACAAAGTCCAAGTTACGGAAACTATTGGCGCTCAAGACTCTTCTACTTCTTCACGTTCTTATATTATCAACGTCAGATTCTTCGATTCTGAAGAATATTTGGAGGAATATGATGTTACTAAAGAGGAATTAGAGTCTGTCATTGCTGGCaagtttatcaaaactCTAGAAGCCGCTATTGTGAAGGAAATCaaaaagcaaaagaaaacatcttTGCCTGATGTTGGTATTGCTTTACCAAAGTCCCAAACCGCAATGGGTGCGgatgaaagaattacaaatgttgaagaagataatgatgaagaacaaatgCGTAAGAAGTCTAAAGAATCTGTTTCCTATGATGACcctgatgaagatgaagttgaaaccATGAGACAAGCCGAACAAACCTCGGATGAAGAGTTCGATTCTGACAAAGAATCTGAATCCGAGTCGGATGAAGATATGGACGAGgcaaaagaagagagaGAAAATGGTAAACACATGACAAAAGAGCAACGTGATCGTCAATCTGCTCTAATATCATCGACAAGGTTTGTTACCAAGTATAActttgacgatgatgaaggtAAATGGTGTGAATTTAAACTTGAGCTTGCCGGCGACACCGAGAAATTGTTAATGGTTAACATTGTCGAAGATATCTGCCGTAAATCCATCATTAGACAAGTTCCTCATATCGACCGTTGTGTTCACCCTGAACCTGAGAATGGTAAGCGTGTTCTTGTCACAGAAGGTGTCAACTTCCAAGCCATGTGGGACCAAGACGACTTTATCGATATCAATGGCATTAGATCAAACGATGTTGCCGCAGTTCTAAAGACTTACGGTGTTGAGGCGGCAAGAAACACGATTGTCAATGAAATTAACAATGTCTTTTCTCGTTATGctatttctgtttccttCCGtcatttggatttgattGCGGATATGATGACTAGACAAGGTAACTATCTTGCTTTCAACAGACAAGGAATGGAATCCTCCACATCTTCcttgatgaagatgtcaTACGAAACAACTTGTCAGTTCTTAACAAAAGCTGTTCTAGATAATGAGCACGAAGAACTAAAATCACCATCTGCTAAAATTGTCATGGGTAAATTGAATGGCGTTGGTACTGGTTCCTTTGACCTCCTCTCCAAGGCACCAATGTAA
- the FUN12 gene encoding translation initiation factor eIF5B (similar to uniprot|P39730 Saccharomyces cerevisiae YAL035W FUN12 GTPase required for general translation initiation by promoting Met-tRNAiMet binding to ribosomes and ribosomal subunit joining homolog of bacterial IF2): MAKKSKKNQQNYWDEEYEEDVPQESSVEPSIDGSVEPSGETEVADASAIEEDFMSTLKKSKKKLDKKEDEDTKKPVLKSKKEKEKEKKEKEKEKKREQAAKKKAQQQAQKENNKKLHAEQTSKLKAEKEAGKSTEGAAPKAAPKKKVPAGLAALKRQLELQKQLEEEERLAREEEERLEKEEEEKLAKAEQEKEEARKAKREREQAKREKLKAEGKLLTKKQKEEKKLLENRRAALLAAGNIKVAGLEKSGDEHPKPKKVVYGKRVRKTKEQIESEKAIEEEKKKATETQEVEEEEEALIDDWENLALDDEPEEQEGKEETSEKEQYSGSETSNATTPAPELSTEVTKNYASQPIPSKRSAAAAKKDLRSPICCILGHVDTGKTKLLDKIRQTNVQGGEAGGITQQIGATYFPIDAIEQKTAVMAKYEEQTFDVPGLLVIDTPGHESFTNLRSRGSSLCNIAILVIDIMHGLEQQTIESIRLLRDRKAPFIVALNKIDRLYDWVITPNNSFRDSFDKQERAVKQEFQTRLDNIKVALAEQGLNSELYFQNNNLAKYVSIVPTSAVTGEGVPDLLWLLLELTQKRMSKQLKYLSHVEATILEVKVVEGFGTTIDVILSNGYLREGDRIVLCGMNGPIVTNIRALLTPQPLRELRLKSEYQHHKEVKAALGVKIAANDLEKAVSGSRLLVVGPDDDEEEMMDDVMEDLTGLLDSVDTSGRGVVVQASTLGSLEALLDFLKDMKIPVMSVGLGPVYKRDIMKACTMLEKAPELAVMLCFDVKVDKEAEQYAAEQHIKIFNADIIYHLFDAFTAYQKELLEKRRAEFIGDATFPCVLNTLQIINKRGPMIIGVDVIEGSLKIGTPICAVKYDPATKERITLLLGRVTSLEINHQSVTEVKKGQTNAGVAMRLEDPSGQQPIWGRHVDEKDTLYSHITRRSIDTLKDPAFRDQVPKSDWMLIRKLKPVFGIE; the protein is encoded by the coding sequence ATGGcgaaaaaatcaaagaagaatcaacaGAATTACTGGGACGAAGAGTATGAGGAAGATGTTCCTCAAGAATCTTCAGTAGAACCCTCGATAGATGGTTCTGTTGAGCCAAGTGGTGAAACCGAAGTTGCCGATGCATCTGCCATTGAGGAAGATTTTATGTCcactttgaagaaatctaaGAAGAAGCTGGACAAGAAGGAAGACGAGGATACTAAGAAGCCAGTCTTGAAGTccaagaaggaaaaggaaaaggaaaagaaggagaaggagaaggagaagaagagggaACAAGCcgcaaagaagaaggctCAGCAACAAGCGCAGAAGgaaaacaacaagaaacTTCATGCTGAACAAACTTCTAAACTGAAGGCTGAAAAGGAGGCTGGCAAGTCCACTGAAGGTGCGGCACCAAAGGCTgcaccaaagaagaaggtcCCAGCCGGTCTTGCTGCTTTGAAACGTCAATTGGAGTTACAAAAGCAGctagaagaagaagaaaggtTGGCCagggaagaagaagagagattggagaaggaagaagaagaaaagttgGCCAAGGctgaacaagaaaaggaagaagctaGAAAGGCTAAGCGTGAGAGAGAACAAGCTAAGCGTGAAAAGTTAAAGGCAGAGGGTAAACTTCTAACTAAGAAACAAAAggaggaaaagaaactgcTTGAAAACAGACGTGCTGCTCTATTGGCTGCCGGTAACATCAAGGTTGCTGGTCTAGAAAAATCCGGCGATGAGCAtccaaaaccaaagaagGTTGTTTACGGTAAAAGAGTCAGAAAGACCAAGGAACAAATCGAGTCCGAAAAGGCAATcgaagaagagaagaagaaagctACTGAAACTCAAGAAgtcgaagaagaagaggaagcGTTGATTGATGACTGGGAGAATTTGGCTCTTGACGATGAACctgaagaacaagaaggaaaagaagaaacaagtGAAAAAGAGCAATATTCTGGTTCTGAAACTTCTAATGCTACTACTCCAGCTCCGGAATTATCCACTGAAGTTACCAAAAACTATGCTTCTCAACCAATCCCTTCCAAGAGAtctgcagcagcagcaaaGAAAGATCTTCGTTCTCCAATCTGCTGTATCTTGGGTCATGTCGATACTGGTAAAACCAAGTTGTTAGATAAGATTAGACAAACCAACGTTCAAGGCGGTGAAGCTGGTGGTATTACCCAACAAATCGGTGCCACTTATTTCCCAATTGACgctattgaacaaaaaacCGCAGTTATGGCTAAGTATGAAGAACAAACCTTCGATGTCCCAGGTTTGTTAGTCATTGATACACCAGGTCACGAATCTTTTACCAACTTGCGTTCCAGAGGTTCCTCTTTGTGTAACATCGCCATCTTAGTTATTGATATCATGCATGGTTTAGAACAACAAACCATTGAATCCATCAGATTATTGAGAGACAGAAAGGCTCCTTTCATCGTTGCCTTGAATAAGATCGATAGATTGTACGACTGGGTAATTACACCAAACAACTCTTTCAGAGACTCCTTTGACAAACAAGAACGAGCAGTTAAGCAAGAGTTCCAAACTAGACTTGACAACATCAAAGTCGCTCTTGCTGAACAAGGTTTGAACTCAGAATTGTATTTCCAAAACAACAACCTAGCCAAATACGTCTCTATTGTTCCAACATCTGCCGTTACAGGTGAAGGTGTTCCTGATTTGTTGTGGTTGCTATTAGAATTGACTCAAAAGAGAATGTCTAAgcaattgaaatatttgtCTCACGTTGAAGCTACAATTCTTGAAGTGAAGGTTGTTGAAGGTTTCGGTACCACTATCGATGTTATTCTATCTAATGGTTACTTAAGAGAGGGTGACAGAATCGTTTTATGTGGTATGAACGGTCCGATTGTGACGAATATCAGAGCCTTGTTGACACCTCAACCCTTACGTGAGTTACGTTTGAAGTCTGAATATCAACATCACAAAGAAGTCAAGGCTGCTCTAGGTGTAAAAATTGCTGCaaatgatttggaaaagGCTGTTTCTGGTTCCCGATTATTAGTTGTAGGTCcagacgatgatgaagaagaaatgatgGATGACGTCATGGAAGATTTGACTGGTCTTTTAGACTCTGTGGATACTTCTGGTAGAGGTGTTGTTGTTCAAGCTTCTACATTGGGTTCATTAGAAGCTTTATTAGACTTCTTAAAAGACATGAAAATTCCTGTTATGTCTGTCGGATTAGGTCCTGTTTACAAGCGTGATATAATGAAGGCTTGTACTATGTTAGAAAAAGCTCCTGAATTAGCGGTTATGCTATGCTTTGATGTCAAGGTTGATAAGGAAGCAGAACAATATGCTGCAGAACAAcatatcaaaattttcaatgctGATATTATTTACCATTTATTCGATGCCTTCACAGCCTACCAGAAGGAACTACTTGAAAAGCGTCGTGCTGAGTTTATCGGTGACGCTACCTTCCCATGCGTCCTGAACACTCTACAAATCATTAACAAGCGTGGCCCTATGATCATTGGTGTGGATGTCATTGAAGGTTCATTGAAGATCGGTACTCCTATCTGTGCAGTGAAATATGACCCAGCAACAAAGGAGAGAATAACATTGTTGCTTGGTAGAGTCACTTCCTTGGAAATCAATCACCAATCTGTGACTGAAGTCAAGAAGGGTCAAACCAATGCAGGTGTTGCAATGCGTTTAGAAGATCCTTCCGGTCAGCAACCAATCTGGGGTCGTcatgttgatgaaaaagataCATTGTATTCTCACATCACTAGAAGGTCCATTGATACATTGAAAGATCCTGCTTTCAGAGATCAAGTTCCAAAATCTGATTGGATGTTGATTCGTAAACTAAAGCCAGTCTTTGGAATCGAATAG
- the RBG1 gene encoding GTP-binding protein RBG1 (highly similar to uniprot|P39729 Saccharomyces cerevisiae YAL036C RBG1 GTPase that interacts with ribosomes member of the DRG family of GTP-binding proteins) — protein MSTTVEKIKAIEDEMARTQKNKATSFHLGQLKAKLAKLRRELLQAASSGSGGGAGVGFDVARTGVASVGFVGFPSVGKSTLLSKLTGTESEAAEYEFTTLVTVPGVIKYKGAKIQMLDLPGIIDGAKDGRGRGKQVIAVARTCNLLFIVLDVNKPLHHKQIIEKELEGVGIRLNKQPPDILIKKKEKGGISITNTVPLTHLGPDEIRAVMSEYRINSAELAFRCDATVDDLIDVLEAPSRRYMPAIYVLNKIDSLSLEELELLYRIPNAVPISSGKEWNLDELLEVMWDRLNLVRVYTKPKGTMPDFTDPVVLRSDRCTVRDFCNQIHKSLVEDFRNALVYGSSVKHQPQYVGLNHTLEDEDVVTILKK, from the coding sequence atgTCTACGACAGTAGAGAAGATTAAGGCCATCGAAGATGAGATGGCCCGTACCCAAAAGAATAAGGCCacttcttttcatttgGGTCAGTTGAAAGCTAAGCTAGCGAAACTTAGAAGAGAGTTATTGCAGGCTGCTTCAAGCGGTAGTGGTGGTGGTGCCGGTGTTGGTTTCGATGTGGCCAGGACCGGTGTTGCTTCAGTCGGATTTGTTGGGTTCCCCTCAGTGGGTAAGAGTACTTTACTTTCTAAGCTGACTGGTACAGAATCTGAGGCTGCTGAGTACGAGTTTACCACTTTAGTTACGGTTCCAGGTGTCATCAAATATAAGGGTGCTAAGATTCAAATGTTGGATTTGCCGGGTATCATTGACGGTGCTAAAGATGGCCGTGGTCGTGGTAAACAAGTTATCGCTGTGGCCAGAACTTGTAATCTACTATTTATTGTTTTGGACGTTAATAAACCATTGCATCATAAacaaatcattgaaaaggaattggaaGGTGTTGGTATCCGTTTGAACAAGCAACCTCCAGACATTTTaatcaagaaaaaggaaaaaggtGGTATCTCCATTACAAATACAGTACCATTGACGCATCTAGGCCCGGACGAAATTAGAGCTGTTATGAGTGAATATAGAATCAACAGTGCGGAGCTTGCTTTCAGATGTGATGCCACCGTcgatgatttgattgatgtACTTGAAGCTCCATCAAGAAGGTATATGCCAGCTATTTATGTGCTAAACAAGATAGATTCTTTGTCattagaagaattggaactTTTATACAGAATTCCAAATGCAGTTCCAATCTCTTCTGGTAAGGAATGGAATTTGGATGAACTACTAGAAGTTATGTGGGATAGACTAAACTTAGTCCGTGTTTATACTAAGCCAAAGGGTACGATGCCTGATTTCACAGACCCAGTGGTGTTAAGGTCGGATAGGTGTACCGTAAGAGATTTCTGTAACCAAATTCACAAATCTTTAGTTGAGGACTTCAGAAATGCTTTAGTGTACGGCAGCAGTGTGAAGCATCAACCTCAATATGTGGGGCTTAATCACACAttagaagatgaagatgttgtcacaattttgaagaaatga